Part of the Nitrosopumilus piranensis genome is shown below.
CAAGACCTACGAACTTGGGTTGAAGCTGCTGCTGCATTATCTCAATGGGGCAAATTCCTCGGAAAATAGATAACATTTAAGTCTCGCATGGCTTGACAAATTTTCATGTCACTAGTTACCACATCTACTTCTGATGGCATTTGTACTGTTAAAATCAACAGACCTGACAAACTAAATGCCATGAACACTGATGTTGCAAAAGAACTAATCAAAACTTTTGAAGAACTAAATCATAATGATGATGTCAAAGTTATCATTTTGACTGGTGAAGGTGAAAAAGCATTTTCTGCTGGCGCAGACATTGAATATATGTCCAAAATTTCTGCAGACGAATCAGTAGAATATGCAAAAACTGGTCAACTTGTTACTGCAACAGTTGAATTAGTTAAGCAACCAACAATTGCAGCCGTTAACGGTTTTGCTTTAGGTGGAGGTTGTGAACTTGCAATGTCTTGTGATATTAGAATAGCAGCAGATACTGCTAGACTTGGTCAACCAGAAGTAACAATTGGTGTTCCTCCTGGATGGGGTGGAACACAAAGATTGATGAGAATCGTGGGAATAGCCA
Proteins encoded:
- a CDS encoding enoyl-CoA hydratase/isomerase family protein — protein: MSLVTTSTSDGICTVKINRPDKLNAMNTDVAKELIKTFEELNHNDDVKVIILTGEGEKAFSAGADIEYMSKISADESVEYAKTGQLVTATVELVKQPTIAAVNGFALGGGCELAMSCDIRIAADTARLGQPEVTIGVPPGWGGTQRLMRIVGIAKAKELVYTGKMIKADEAKEIGLVNQVVPLASLQEEALKMAQQIAGNSAMGVLMSKVAINKGRNADLDTGLALELLAWRNCFTHPDREERMTAFVNKSKK